CAGCTTTCTCATTTCAATGTTTTGTCCACGGCCAAGGCTTCTTCTCTGTTCATGTATCGTTTCATTCTTGTCTCATAGTTATAGATACCTCTGTTTACTGGATAGCGATCAACGTAACCATATTCGTACCAAAGTTTATCTGCATAAACTTTCCATTCTTCAGCTAGTTTATCGATCTCTGGAGCTAAATCTTCGATCACTCTCTCAGAACCTTCGTGCTGCGGGATCGCGTTGAAATGTCTCACCATAGCCCTGTAAACTTTCGGATTGTCAATTATAGGACATGGTCTGAACAAATTGTTTGAGTAAGGAACCATTCGCTTGTAAGCCTCAAAGAAAGGTGATTTCAAAATCTCTACCAAGGACTTTTCTCGGATACTGTCAACCGCATACTGCTGAAAGACACAAGGTTCCACATAACCTTTCGCATTCACATGGAAATACTTCGCACCAGCAGCGAGACAACCATGCGTCAGAAAACCATGGTTCCAAAAATCAGCAACGAAAGCGAATTTGCCGCTGAGCCTGACTTGATCTGTCTTGAAAAATCTTTCATATCTCTGTTGCGGTGTTGGCACTAAATCCATCGATGCATTCATGCCAACTGGCATATACTGAAATACCCAAACGTAAACTATCTGCTGTTCCTCAAGGAATTGCCAGAACTCGTCTTTCATGAGTGTGTCGTGATTCATCCTAGTAGCTGTTATTGATGCACCGAAAGGAACACCATATCTTCTCAGCCTTTCCCAAGCTTCGAGAACACTCTTAAACACTCCTCTTCCTCTTCTCCAGTCAGTATCCAGTTCGAAACCTTCAACAGAAATGGCTGGAGTGGCGTTCCCAAGTTCAGACAATTTCTTTGCTATCTCATCTGTTATGAGAGTCCCGTTAGTATAGATCAGAAAATAATTATCGTTGAATTCCTCCAATATTTCCATGAGATAAGGCCAGTAAAATGGCTCTCCTCCAGTTATCACCCAAAAATACAATCCCAGTTCATTTCCCTCGCGAATAACCTTGCTGACCTCTTCTTTAGTGAGTTCATACTTTCTACCATAAAGTCCTGCATAGCAACCAACGCAGTTCAAGTTACAAGCATAAGTTGGGCTTATAACACCAAGCTTGGGTAAAACGAAC
This window of the Pseudothermotoga sp. genome carries:
- a CDS encoding radical SAM protein, translating into MAVVGGVKGFIYHQAGKIVASVLRNTDEEGLYKLFSTLSALTKEPSKSGLKKLALMAKDKHPMITSWVKVFRRSSPKCVEKIINNLIINEFALGEPIRQQKMHEYKFVLPKLGVISPTYACNLNCVGCYAGLYGRKYELTKEEVSKVIREGNELGLYFWVITGGEPFYWPYLMEILEEFNDNYFLIYTNGTLITDEIAKKLSELGNATPAISVEGFELDTDWRRGRGVFKSVLEAWERLRRYGVPFGASITATRMNHDTLMKDEFWQFLEEQQIVYVWVFQYMPVGMNASMDLVPTPQQRYERFFKTDQVRLSGKFAFVADFWNHGFLTHGCLAAGAKYFHVNAKGYVEPCVFQQYAVDSIREKSLVEILKSPFFEAYKRMVPYSNNLFRPCPIIDNPKVYRAMVRHFNAIPQHEGSERVIEDLAPEIDKLAEEWKVYADKLWYEYGYVDRYPVNRGIYNYETRMKRYMNREEALAVDKTLK